The following are from one region of the Hippocampus zosterae strain Florida chromosome 9, ASM2543408v3, whole genome shotgun sequence genome:
- the LOC127607848 gene encoding RING finger protein 208-like — MSPNEDLECVVCFHHYSRRQRVPRLLHCGHTFCATCLEKLSNVDGVIRTICCPLCRWITCTRASLTLPGALWVNTEIWDQMQEKEQKRTRAKEDSGEDMDKRLIRPMALDSNQIALKSTFQKMFNCITVQEQHLQAC; from the exons ATGTCTCCAAATGAAGATCTGGAGTGTGTGGTGTGTTTCCACCACTACTCGCGCAGACAACGTGTCCCACGTCTGCTGCACTGCGGCCACACTTTCTGCGCCACTTGCCTGGAGAAACTGTCCAATGTAGACGGCGTGATCCGGACTATCTGCTGCCCCCTGTGCCGCTGGATCACCTGCACTCGTGCCAGTCTGACCCTGCCGGGGGCTTTGTGGGTCAACACCGAAATCTGGGATCAAATGCAAGAGAAAGAGCAGAAGAGGACAAGGGCAAAGGAGGATTCAGGGGAGGATATGGACAAGCGGCTCATCAGGCCAATGGC CTTGGATTCAAATCAAATTGCTCTCAAgtcgacattccaaaaaatgttcaactgtATCACCGTGCAAGAGCAGCATTTGCAGGCCTGCTGA